The following proteins come from a genomic window of Lolium rigidum isolate FL_2022 chromosome 5, APGP_CSIRO_Lrig_0.1, whole genome shotgun sequence:
- the LOC124652940 gene encoding RING-H2 finger protein ATL70-like: MAALQIAFAVISVAVVVVIAYFLHTCSREATPIPPMPTPPGTAEDAAATAGGDVELGMDEAAISALPRVVVHGGDAATAEASCAVCLGDYDRGDVLRVLPGCDHSFHRPCVDQWLRLRPSCPVCRTPPAPTAPSPAQAAND; this comes from the coding sequence ATGGCGGCGCTGCAGATCGCCTTCGCCGTCATCAGCGTGGCGGTGGTCGTCGTCATCGCCTACTTCCTCCACACCTGCTCGCGGGAGGCCACGCCCATTCCGCCGATGCcgacgccgcccggcaccgctgaggatgcggcggcgacggcgggcggcgaCGTTGAGCTGGGGATGGACGAGGCCGCGATCAGCGCGCTGCCCAGGGTAGTGGTGCACGGCGGGGACGCGGCAACGGCGGAAGCTTCCTGCGCGGTGTGCCTCGGGGATTACGACCGGGGAGACGTGCTCCGTGTGCTTCCAGGCTGCGACCACTCCTTCCACCGGCCGTGCGTCGACCAGTGGCTCCGCCTCCGCCCCAGCTGCCCCGTCtgccgcacgccgccggcgcCCACAGCCCCCTCGCCCGCCCAAGCCGCCAATGATTAG
- the LOC124652370 gene encoding methyl-CpG-binding domain-containing protein 11-like — MPAPEGWTKKFTPQSRGKSEIIFVSPTGEEIKNKRQLNQYLKANPGGPASSEFDWSTGDTPRRSTRISEKVKVFDSPEGEKTPKRSRSASGRKGKKKEDTETEEGKEAETGKEAPKVEEDKEAEAGEDAPKGEEDKEAQAGKEAPSEDAAKSTNVETKPAEEVAVESTDVEMKPAEEAKDAVESTDVEMKPAEEAKTEDSTEKGDVAAPAPVEDVKEDEKLVEVVAPAAPAEAAAPIAPVGANAAPPAQAEEKKEDAKPVETIADPPAQAEEKKEDAKPAEAVAAPPASSEGVTTEEVAPPVSIPTENSVAAPSDPAVPPPAPESEGKADAAAVDSQQPGAATNESSPAVSNGQMSPGASTVKCT, encoded by the exons ATGCCCGCGCCCGAGGGCTGGACCAAGAAG TTTACTCCCCAAAGTCGGGGAAAATCTGAGATCATTTTTGTATCACCAACTGGAGAGGAAATCAAGAACAAGAGGCAGCTGAACCAGTACCTAAAGGCAAACCCTGGAGGCCCTGCTTCATCGGAGTTCGATTGGAGTACTG GTGATACCCCGAGGCGGTCTACTCGGATTAGCGAGAAAGTGAAGGTATTTGATAGCCCCGAGGGTGAGAAGACCCCAAAACGGAGTAGGAGCGCAAGTGGCAGAAAGGGCAAGAAGAAGGAGGATACTGAAACTGAGGAAGGCAAAGAAGCTGAGACGGGCAAGGAGGCCCCTAAAGTTGAAGAAGATAAAGAGGCTGAAGCTGGCGAGGATGCCCCTAAAGGTGAAGAAGATAAGGAGGCTCAGGCTGGCAAGGAGGCCCCCAGTGAAGATGCTGCAAAGAGCACCAATGTGGAGACGAAGCCTGCTGAAGAGGTTGCTGTAGAGAGCACCGATGTGGAGATGAAGCCAGCTGAAGAGGCCAAAGATGCTGTAGAAAGCACTGATGTGGAGATGAAGCCTGCTGAAGAGGCGAAAACTGAAGATTCCACAGAGAAGGGTGATGTGGCTGCTCCGGCACCTGTGGAAGATGTAAAGGAAGATGAGAAGCTAGTTGAGGTCGTAGCCCCTGCTGCACCAGCTGAGGCCGCTGCCCCTATTGCACCGGTTGGGGCCAATGCCGCTCCTCCTGCACAAGCGGAAGAAAAGAAGGAAGATGCAAAGCCAGTTGAGACCATTGCCGATCCTCCTGCACAagcggaagagaagaaggaagatgcAAAGCCAGCTGAGGCCGTTGCTGCTCCTCCTGCAAGTTCCGAGGGGGTGACTACAGAGGAAGTAGCCCCTCCAGTGAGTATCCCCACCGAGAACTCAGTTGCTGCTCCCAGCGACCCTGctgttcctcctcctgctccggaaTCTGAAGGCAAAGCAGATGCTGCCGCAGTAGATAGCCAGCAGCCCGGCGCAGCCACCAATGAGTCATCCCCTGCTGTCAGCAACGGGCAGATGTCGCCTGGCGCCTCGACGGTGAAGTGCACCTGA